A genomic window from Babylonia areolata isolate BAREFJ2019XMU chromosome 9, ASM4173473v1, whole genome shotgun sequence includes:
- the LOC143285764 gene encoding riboflavin transporter 2-like has translation MSQDTCQVRGTNLLVALLVVLFAISSWVDINGMFVELPILTQKLPEGWNLPSYMAVTIQMANVAPFAYTAIRTVCPRYNIEIPVIYGIISIGILSCFLLVFFWDTTAVVAGSVHSVGLLSLQFFLALVDCTSSVAYLSFMATFKPWYLPAFYVGEGIGGLLPSLTALVQGAGEMRCVNETILQNVTVNGTTTMEVSFTVYPKYETPRFSVEIFFVFLTSMLVISCIAFSMLNFWRYVQKEKVDVEWERRDGLTTKQSSPDVSYRTGSDWCQNGFLTRSTSGETCSQELDFISQSLPPSPSTDIPNGDSDSAECTTAEGVGLPVQRRRLQRSQYWTLMLLTAWVNWLVNGTLPSIQSYSCLPYGIDTYHLAMTLSTITNPVACFCLFFVQAKSVRSVSALSVLGSVLAAYVLYTAASSPSPPLSRHALGSASVVTAWVLVVFFLTYTKISIAAILREEGRRALLWCGAFTQIGSLVGALVTFVFVNVYGVFQQASLCA, from the exons ATGAGTCAGGACACGTGCCAGGTGCGGGGCACCAACCTGCTGGTGGCCCTGCTGGTGGTGCTCTTCGCCATTTCCTCCTGGGTCGACATCAACGGCATGTTCGTGGAGCTGCCCATCCTCACACAGAAACTGCCTGAGGGCTGGAACCTCCCTTCCTACATGGCCGTCACCATTCAG atggCCAACGTTGCCCCGTTTGCCTACACGGCGATACGCACAGTCTGTCCACGCTACAACATTGAGATCCCTGTCATCTACGGCATCATCTCTATCGGGATCCTGTCCTGCTTTCTGCTTGTCTTCTTCTGGGACACCACTGCCGTTGTGGCTGGAAGCGTGCACAGCGTCGGTTTGCTGTCCCTGCAGTTTTTCCTGGCTCTCGTCGACTGCACCTCCTCTGTGGCCTATCTCTCCTTTATGGCGACCTTCAAACCGTGGTATTTACCGGCGTTTTACGTCGGGGAGGGGATCGGCGGACTGCTGCCAAGTCTGACTGCTTTGGTGCAGGGTGCGGGGGAAATGCGTTGTGTCAACGAGACCATCCTGCAGAATGTGACAGTGAACGGAACGACCACGATGGAAGTGTCGTTTACGGTCTACCCGAAGTACGAAACGCCCAGGTTTTCGGTGgagattttctttgtgtttctcaCTTCCATGCTGGTGATAAGTTGCATCGCATTCTCCATGTTGAATTTTTGGCGGTATGTCCAAAAGGAAAAGGTGGATGTGGAATGGGAACGGAGGGATGGCCTGACGACGAAACAGTCTTCTCCTGATGTCTCGTATAGAACCGGTTCCGACTGGTGTCAAAACGG ATTCTTGACCCGGTCAACATCAGGGGAGACCTGTTCGCAGGAGCTGGACTTTATTTCCCAAAGTCTGCCACCGAGTCCTTCCACAGACATACCTAATGGAGACTCCGACTCTGCAGAATGTACAACTGCTGAGGGTGTGGGGTTGCCTGTTCAGAGAAGACGGCTGCAAAGATCGCAGTACTGGACTTTAATGTTGCTGACAGCTTGGGTCAACTGGCTGGTCAATGGTACTCTGCCTTCAATACAGAGCTATTCCTGTCTTCCTTACGGTATTGAT ACGTATCACCTGGCAATGACGTTGTCCACCATCACGAACCCGGTCGCCTGCTTCTGTCTGTTCTTCGTGCAAGCCAAGTCTGTGCGCTctgtgtctgcactgtctgtgctGGGGTCTGTTCTGGCAGCCTACGTGCTGTACACTGCTGCCTCCAGTCCCTCCCCGCCCCTCAGCAGGCATGCTTTGGGGTCTGCctctgtg GTGACGGCATGGGTACTGGTGGTGTTCTTCCTGACCTACACCAAGATCTCCATCGCAGCCATCCTGCGTGAGGAAGGCAGACGGGCGTTGCTGTGGTGTGGGGCCTTCACCCAGATCGGGTCCCTGGTGGGGGCGCTGGTCACCTTCGTCTTCGTCAACGTTTATGGGGTGTTTCAACAGGCCAGCCTGTGCGCTTAG